The genomic DNA GCGCCAATGTTCGTCACCAGAATCGCACGCGCCCCGACTCCGTAGAGCCGGTCCATGACGTTGTTGACTTCCTTCGCTTCGACCATGACGCGCACAGCGACCCACCCGGTCTCCTGCAGCGGGGACACGGTCGGGGATTCGAGCCCCGGGGTCAGCGAGATCGCCTCGGGAACCAGGCGCTGTTCGATGTTGTAGTCGACGAGCACATACTGGCGGGCGACCATGACCGATTCGAGGCGGCGTTTGAGCACGCCGATGCGGGATTCGGCTCCGTCGCGCTGGATGAGCACACCTTCTGATTCGAGCAGCGGCTCGCCGAAGGTTTCGAGTCCCGCGGCGCGCAGCGTGGAGCCGGTCTCGACGACATCGGCGATGGCGTCGGCGACTCCGAGCTGGATGGAGACCTCGATCGCTCCGTCGAGCTGCACAGTCGTCGCTTCGATTCCGCGTCGCTGCAGGTCGGCTTCCACGAGGTTCGGGAAGCTCGTGG from Brevibacterium sp. JSBI002 includes the following:
- the hisG gene encoding ATP phosphoribosyltransferase, yielding MLRVAVPNKGALSEAASDMLSEAGYSTRRGTKTLVHQDEVNGVEFFYLRPRDIAIYVGSGILDAGITGRDLLLESQAEADEVLGLGFGASRFFYAGTVGSFTSAEQLAGARIATSFPNLVEADLQRRGIEATTVQLDGAIEVSIQLGVADAIADVVETGSTLRAAGLETFGEPLLESEGVLIQRDGAESRIGVLKRRLESVMVARQYVLVDYNIEQRLVPEAISLTPGLESPTVSPLQETGWVAVRVMVEAKEVNNVMDRLYGVGARAILVTNIGACRI